TGGCTGAGATGAACTCTGATCTGGTGCGTCCGCCCTGTTTGGATTGTGACACGAAGAAGAGCAACTTCATCCCAGGCTTTTTCAACCGACCACAGCGAAACAGCTTCACGCCCTTTTTTCACGGACACGGCCATTTTTTTCCTATCGACCGGGTGGCGGTCCAGTTGTGTTCTGATTTCCCCTCCACCTTCTCGCGGTCGTCCATAAACCAGCGCCAGATACTCTTTATGGACCCTGTGTTCTTTGAACTGCTGAATCAAATTCAGGTAAGCCCGTTCACTTTTGGCCGCAACCAGCGCGCCTGAAGTGTTCTGATCCAGGCGATGGACAATGCCAGGCCGTTGAGGAGCCCCCTGCATAGCCAGGCGGGAACAATGCGCAAGCAGTCCGTGGACCAGCGTACCCTCTTCATGCCCCGCACCTGGATGCACCACAACGCCTGGTGCCTTATTTACCACAATGATATCTTCATCTTCATACAGGATTTCAAGAGGCATGGGCTCAGGAACCAACTGCTCCTGAGCCTTCAGGACGGGCAGCCAGACGACGATCTTGTCACCGTAACGGAGTTCATACCCCGGTTTCACACGCTGCTCATTTACCAGGACCAGACCATCCTGAATGAGCTTCTTGAAACGGCTTCGCGAATGTTCCGAGCAATGCTCACTCAAAAAGATATCCAGTCGCTGATTCAATTCATCACGAACAACAAAGGAGCATTCTGGGTCTCCTTGTGTTTCAATTTCTAGTGCACTCAACGAAAGCATACCTTCTTTATTAGCATATCATGCGAAAAATGTTGCCGGATGTGTTTGCCGGATGTGTTCATTAAAGAGCCAAGGGGCTTTCCCCAAGGATTGTTTGCCTTCCGACGGATTTCCTTAACCCCACATCGCCGCTCATTATCTTAACTGAGGTCCGCTCAGAAGGCTGGAGGCACAAGATCAATGTTGCTGCCGGCTATGATCTCCGTCCTTGAGGGTCGTAAAAATCAGTCGCCCAGCGGTGGTCTGCAGAATGCTCGTCACTGAAACATCTACCTCTTTACCAAGATGCCGGCTGGCATTTTCCACCACCACCATGGTTCCATCTTCAAGATAAGCTATTCCCTGGCCGTGTTCTTTGCCCTCCTTGAGAATCTGCAGGCGGAGTATTTCGCCTGGCAAAACCACAGGTTTTAGAGCATTAGCCAGCTGATTGATGTTAAGAACTCGAATTCCCTGAACCTCTGCTACCTTCGACAGGTTGTAATCATTGGTAACGATTTTTGCGTTCAAACGGAGCGCAAGAGCCACC
This region of Desulforhabdus amnigena genomic DNA includes:
- a CDS encoding RluA family pseudouridine synthase, translating into MSALEIETQGDPECSFVVRDELNQRLDIFLSEHCSEHSRSRFKKLIQDGLVLVNEQRVKPGYELRYGDKIVVWLPVLKAQEQLVPEPMPLEILYEDEDIIVVNKAPGVVVHPGAGHEEGTLVHGLLAHCSRLAMQGAPQRPGIVHRLDQNTSGALVAAKSERAYLNLIQQFKEHRVHKEYLALVYGRPREGGGEIRTQLDRHPVDRKKMAVSVKKGREAVSLWSVEKAWDEVALLRVTIQTGRTHQIRVHLSHSGHPVVGDETYGGGKRRARSLKDKTLQQLFLQIDRQMLHAWHLAFEHPLSHAPLSFTAPLASDFAELLNRLS